Within the Desulfonatronum thiosulfatophilum genome, the region CATCATACAAACCATTTCCTCGCCCAAGGCCGAACCGTTCAATCGTTGACTGGCCGAGGTCCGGATGTCAGTGGATGCGGGAGATCGAGGATCTGGAGTCGGCCACCGAGCGGACAAAGGTTTTTCCCCGTCCGAAAGTTTTTTCCAAAAACCTGGATCCGAAAAGTAGATACGCGGCATTACTGTGCGGGCGGCATTTCCGCCCCGGCTCATTGAAAAGGACGCCGCCGACTTCCTGCGCGAGATGCGGGCTGCGACGGATCATCCTCTGAGGAGACGTTATTAATCGGGGAAGCGCTGGAGCAGGACTGCCGGGGAACGCTGGAAACAGGTGCATTGACGCAGTTCAGAAGGTGTGGGTCGCCGGAGATAACTTCCGTCTCGAAGGACGACATTGAAAGCGTCGACCGGGGGGAGATCGTTCATGATGACCTTGGGGATCGTGATCTGGTTTTCGAGGTCAATTTGGCGAGCATGTCAGCCTCCTATCGGAGTTGTTTGCGAGGCAAGAAATCAATAATGATATCTGGCCTGGAGAAAATCGATCCGTTCATCCCGGACCAGATAAACGAGGCGATGCTCCTGGGTGATACGCCTGGACCAGAGGCTGGGGGCGAAGTGTTTGAGGGGTTCGGGTTTTCCGATGCCTTGGAACGGATCGCGGAGGATCGCTTCCACGAGATCCAGGACGCGCAGGGCGGTCTTGCGCTCCGTTTTGACCCAGTGGCGCAGGTCTTCTCGAAATTCCGGCTGAAAAACCGCGATTCTCGGCCTACTCCGCAATGCCGACCTCAGCTTTCAGCTTTTGGAGCGTGCCGGCCTCGCCTTCGCCCTCAAGGGCACGGTTCAAGGCCGTGAACAGGCGCTTGGCATTCTTCGGCGAGCGCAAAAGATGGGCCGTCTCCATCAAGCTCGACAATTCATCAGCGGCAATCATGGCCACATTTTTCTCGTTGCGGCGGCTGATGATCACGACTTCCCTGTCATCCACCACAGTGTCGCAAAGGGCGCTGAAATTGGCTCTGGCGTTACTATATGTAGTTTGAAGCATTGAATGACCTCCTGATCTTATTGTACAATCAACTTGTACAACTCAAGCAGGATTCCGTCAACGAAAACCAAAATAAGCGATGTCTGTTTTACCCCTGATCCCCAAGCGCATCCTCCCGGATTCAATTCCATTTCTTACCGACGTTCATAAACCCCGACCAATTCCGCACTGCCCAGGACGTGTCCTTTCATTGCCTCCTCCAGGTCTGCTTTTTGCGGTTGGTTCAGGTCCGGCAGGACAATGTCCAGCGCGTAGAGTTTATGAAAGTAGCGGTGGCTGCCCACTGGCGGGCAAGGGCCGCCGTAACCCGTTCTTTTCCAGTCGTTGAGCCCGGAAAGCGTTCCCTGGGGCAGGTCCGTTTCTCGCATGCCTTCGGGCAGCGACCTCGTGGGCGCCGGCAGGTTGTACAGAACCCAATGAACCCAGGTCATCCGAGGATTGAGCGGGTCCGGTGCATCCGGATCATCGACGATCAGCACGAAGCTTTTGACGCCTTCCGGAGCGCCGCTCCAGGACAGCTCCGGAGAAAGATCCTCGCCGTCGCAGGTGTGTTTGACGGGAATTTCGCTCATGTCCGTGAAGCTCGGAGATTTCAGCTGCAACATGGGAACACCTCCATTTGTCGTGGCCGGATTTGGTTAGGTCTACCCTCAAGACCGTTCCTTGTGACGTTCATATAAAACCGCTACCGAGGGATACAAGGAAAAAAGCTCCGACTCCTCCGCTCCCCGGCTTTTGGCCCGATGTCTCCGGGGTGACGTCTTGGAAATCTCCATAATTTTTTCAATTTGACGAGCACTACTCAAGGTCGCGCATCACCCCAAAAGAATCATCCCCCAGACGAACGGAACGAGGAGCAGGGTCAGCAGGACGGCGGCGGAGCTGATGTCCTTGGCCATTCCGGACAGGGCGTGATGCTCCAGTCCGATCCTGTCCACCACGGTCTCCACGGCGCTGTTCAGCAATTCAACGACCATGACCAGAACAACGCTGCCAATAAGCAGGATCCGCTCCACGGCGTGTTCACTCCACCAGAAGGCCAGGGGGATTAATATCAGTGCCGCGAGCACTTCCAGTCGGAACGCTTCCTGGTTCTTCCACGCAAAGCGCAGTCCCTGCACGGAACAAACCGCGGCCCGCACCAGGCGGGGGATTCCCCGCAATCCTCGTTTCTCCATTTGATAACCCTCTTTTTTACCTGAATGCCCTGAATACGGATGTGTTGCGGACGGAACGTGAGTGTTGCACGAACTACCGACATATACCGCTGAACAAGCTCCTCTTAATGCCTTACCCGGTCCGTTCACAATAAGCTGACAAACATTACAATTTCGCTTCATGAGGAGTACCGCTCTTGCGGGGGATTGGAAACATCGCCGTCAGGAGTGAAGCTTTTAGCCTCCGCGTCCTTCTCAGCGGAAGACAAATCCCTTCTTGGCGTCCTTCGTGCCTTGAGCGACGAACGGGAGCGGGCGGTTCACATTCTCATCCTTGCGCTTTCGCAGCATCCCGCCATGATGTGAAGGATCAACATCACCCTCCTCAACCGGAGCCCGGTCTTTGACAATCCCTGCCGTTGGCTCTAATCCGCATCTGCATCGCAAACATTACGGAGTTGATCATGAAAACAGCATTGATTGGTTTTGCCGGAGCGGGCAAGAGCGAATTGTTCGCGGCACTGGCCGGTACGACGGCATCTCAGGCCGGCCGGGCCATGGTCAAGGTGCCGGAACCGCGACTGGTCCCCCTGGCCGAACTGTACAAACCGCCAAAGATAACCTTCACGGAAATTGAACTCCTGGACCTGCCTGGGGCGGCCGGGGCCAAGGGCGGCGGTCTGGGCGACCGGGTTCTGAACGAGGTTCGGCCCTATGACTGCCTGCTGGCCCTGCTGGACGGGTTTTCCGGCGGAGCCGTGGCCGCGGAACAGCTAGAGGCCATGGAAACGGACTTCATCATCGCGGACATGGCCGTGGTGGAGAAGCGCCTGGAGCGTATCGCCCAGGACAAGAAAAAGGCCAAGCATCTCCACGACCCGGAAGAGGAAACAGCCCTGCTCCAGGCCAAGGAGCATCTGGACCGGCAACTGCCCTTGCGCGAGAACGAGGCCCTGCTGGCCCTGCCGAAACTGCGGGGATTCCGGTTTCTCTCGGCCAAGCCCGTGCTCTGGGCCTGGAACGTGAGCGAGGACAAGCTGGCGGAGTTCAGCCTGCCCGAAACGGCCAAAAGCCAGGACAAGGGCGTGGTGCACATTGCCGTTTCCGCTCGCCTGGAGCGGGAATTGTCCGAGTTGCAGGATCAGGAGGAGCGCCAGGCCTTCATGAGCGACCTGGGCATGGAGCGGTCCGCCCTGGATCTGGTGGTCGGCGGCGTCTACAAGCTGCTGGGGTTGATCACCTTCCTCACGGCCGGGGAGAAGGAAGTCCGGGCCTGGCCCCTGCGTGCCGGACAGCCGGCCCAGGAAGCCGCCGGAGTGATCCACTCGGACATCCAACGCGGTTTCATCCGGGCCGAGGTCTTGGGCTGGGAGGATTTCCTGGCCTGCAAGAACTTCAAGACCGCCAAGGAGCGCGGCCTGCTGCGGCTGGAGGGCAAGGAATACATCGTCAAGGACGGCGACATCGTGGAATTCCGGTTCAATGTATAAGCGCCGTTTCATCCCGTCATGACCTCGGCCGAAGATCCCGCTGTTGCGCTTCTGGAGCGACTGGCCGTGGTCCTGTTTCGGCCCAAGCATCCGGAAAACGTCGGCGCCGTGGGTCGGGCCTGCCTGAACATGGGCTGCAAGCGGATCATCCTGGTGGACCCGCGCAACTACGACCATGAGCGGGCCCTGCCCCTGGCCACGGTGCATGCCGAACACCTTCTGGAGCAGGCCGTGACGGTCCCGGATCTCCCCCGGGCACTGGGCCCCTTCACCCAGGTCTACGGGACCACGGCCCGTCTGGGCGGCCGGCGCAAGACGCTGCTTACACCGGCCCAGGCCGCCGGACAAATCGTCGAACAGCTTCTGGAAGGCCACGACGTGGCCCTGGTCTTCGGCCCGGAAGACCGGGGTCTGACCAACGCGGAAATCGAGGCCTGCGGGCATCTGATTTCCATCCCCACCGCCCGCTCCAGCGTCTCCCTGAACCTGGCCCAGGCGGTTCTGGTGGTGCTCTATGAATGCCTGCAGGCCGCCAGGGGCCACAGGAAAGACACGCCGGTGAAACCCCGCTCCGACCATGTGACCCATGCGGAGCAGGAAGCGCTGTTCGCCATGCTGCAACGGCTGCTCACGGCAATCGACTTCATCCCGCAAGACAACCCGGACTACTGGATGCTCCGCCTGCGCCGCTTCTGGCACCGCATGGGCCTGCACCGGGACGAGTACAACGTCTTGATGGGGATCTGCCGCCAGATGAGCTGGGCGTTGAGGAAAAAAGAGGATGGGGATTGCTGATCGGCCTTGTTCCGCGATTCGTTGTGAAAGGAACCGCGTCTCCAGCCGAAGTCCACAGCTTTCCCGCGGGCGGCTATTGCCCGGAAGCCTGAATGACCGGGATGATTCTGCGGGCGCCGATCAGCCGTTGCTGCCAGTAGGTGACGAAGAGGCTCTCCTCACGCACCCAGCTGCCCGGCTTGGGGCTATGGATAAAGGTGCCGCGCCCGGTGGCGATGCCCACATGATAGGAATTTCGCCTGCCGATGCGAAAGAAAACCAGATCCGCGGCCTGAAGCTGGTTCAGTGGAATGGCCGATCCCTGCTCCAGTTGTTCCCGGGTGGTCCGGGGCAACAGAAAACCGTTCTGCCCATAAACCCAGGTCACGAGTCCGGAGCAGTCGAATCCCGCTTCCGGCGTGCTCCCCCCCCAGACATACGCACGTCCGGACTGGCTCTGGGCGGCCTGGATGATGGACTCGGCAATGCTGCCGGGAATGGCGGGACGCGGCGGGGCATGCTTGGCGGCGCATCCAGCCAGGATCAGAAGGGAAACCATGAACAGGCCAAGTATTGCGGCTTTGGATGCCGGCATGTACCCCCCTTGGTCGTGTTTTAAATCAGGTTTCGGAACGCAAATCTTCCGTGCAATAGTCTGAGGACCGGCGCCCGTTGCTCTTCCTCCGGTCCGGGAGTCTTCCCCGCCTGTCGCCGGAGAGTCCCCTGCGTTCCTCCATTTCTCCGAACATATTGAACCCCTGAAGCTGGTCCAGGGGCATCGGCTTGGCAAAATAAAAACCCTGAGCGTATTCGCATTTGAGCGCGGTCAGCGCCTCCAGTTCTTCCTTGGTTTCCACGCCTTCGGCGATAACCAGCATCTTCATGGCTTGGGCCAGGGTAACGATGGTCCGGACGATTTCCAGATTCTCTCCTCCCAGATGCATTCGGCTCACGAAAGAGCGATCAATCTTGAGAATGTCCGCGGAAAAACGGTTCAGGTAGGACAGGGATGAATAGCCGGTCCCGAAGTCGTCGATGGAAATCTTGATGCCCAGCTTCTTCAAGCGATCCAGGATGCGCACGGCCGCCTCGGCATTCTCCATGATGACGCTTTCCGTGATCTCCAGTTTCAGACATTGCGGCGGGAATCCCGTACACTCGATAATGGCCTCCACCTGTTCGTACAAATCCGCCTGAGCGAACTGCTTTGCCGAGAGGTTGACGCTGACCATCATTGGTTCTGAAAAGCCCATATCCTCGGCAAACCGCAGCATGTCCAGGCAAGCCCGCTCAAGCACCCAGCGGCCGATGGGCAGAATCAGGCCGGTTTCTTCGGCCAAGGGGATGAACTCCCCGGGGCTGACCATCCCCTGTGCGGGATGAAACCAGCGAATGAGCGCCTCCACCCCCGCGGCACGTCCGGAAGCCAGGCAAATGATGGGTTGGTAAAACAGCACGAATTCATTTCGCTGCAGGGCCAAACGCAGATCCATGAACATCTGCATGGTCTGCCTGGCTTTTTGATGCATCAGGCAGTTGAATACTTCGAACCTGCCCCGTCCCTTGTGCTTGGCCTGATGCAGGGCAATGTCCGCATCTCGGAGCACATCCTCGGCCCGCTCGTATCCCGTATTGGAGATCACCACTCCGGCGGATGCCGATGTCTGGATTTCATGGCCGTCCAGTTTGTGCGGCTGCTTGAGGGCGTCCAGAATATTTTCCGCAAGGAAGAGGGGAGCCACCGGTTCGCCCAGATCTTTCATCAGCACGGCAAAGCCGTCGCCTCCGAGATGCAGGACTTCCTCCTCCGCTTTGCGGCCGACAAGCATGCGCTGAGCGCTGGAAAGAATGAGCTTGTCCCCCAGATCGTAGCCCAAACTTTCATTGTACCGGTTGAAGCGGTCCAGATTGGCCAGGATCAGGGAAAACTTGTAATCAGGAACACTGCGCAGCTTTTGGATTTCCTTGCTCAACCGATCCAGCAGAGCCGTGCGGTTTGGCAGGTTGGTCAGCGGCTCGTGGTACACATGATGGAACATGCGCTGCTCTGTCCACTTATACAGAATGACCTGTGCCAGCGTCCTGCCCACTGCTCTCATGAAGATCAGATCCTGCTGCGATAATGAGCGATCCTTGTCCGTGTAGAGATTCATCAGGGCCACGGTCGCATCTTTGGAGCGGATCGGCACGCAGATGTGGCTGTGCGGGTCAGGTATGAGATTCGGCGGGACCTTGTGGGCCGGCGCGTCATCCGGAACAACGATGATTTCCTGTTCCTCGATGGCCTTTCCGCATGCATATTCCCCAGGCGTAAACGAAGAGAAACGGTCCAGCACGGCCTGCGGAAGATTGATCTGTGCCGCCATTCGGTATCGAGTACCGTCCTCTTCCTGGAGAAAAATGCATCCTCTGTTCTGCAGGGCCAGCCATGACGTGCCCAGAATGCTTTCCAGGCATTGCTGGAGCAAATTTTCCAGGGGCAGTTCCTGCAGGGAAAGCTGCAGAAGCTGATTCAACGCCGTTTGCATGTCGTAATTACGCTGCAGTTCCTGCTCCGCCAGCTTCAGCTTGTTGGTCCGCTCGTTGACCATGTCTTCCAAATTCTCGGAATAAAGCCGCAGTTGTTTCTCCTGGTTGCGCAGGGTCAGATGGGTGTGCACCCTGGCCAACAGCTCCCTGGCGTCGAAGGGCTTGCTGACGTAATCGACTCCTCCGGCTTCGAAACCCTTGGTTTTGATTTCGCTGTCAGTGAGGGCGGAGAGAAATATGACAGGTATGTTCCGGGATTCTTCCTTGTTTTTGAGAGCCTGGCATGTTTCGAAACCATCCATCTCGGGCATGATAATGTCTAAAAGGATCAGGTCCGGCTTCTCCCTTTGAGCCAGTTCCAGACACTCCTGACCGGAAGACGCGGAGATGGTCCGCAATTCGTGCTTTTTAAGATTGGATTCCAGAATGAGCCTGTTCACGGATTCGTCGTCAACCACGAGAATCAAAGGCGCTGCTGCTTTATCTACCTGCATTGAAAATGCTCCGGGCGTTGGATCAGGATGAGAAATGAAGAAATGCCACCCTGATCAGCACTCGTAGTCAGAGGATTTTCATGCACCACATCATTGGCTCCACTGTATTGAACGCCGTTTTTGGATGCATGGGATCAACAAACATGGTTTGATTTCGAGTTGCCAAAAAAAACGTTAGAAAAACATAGCCTTGGTGGACTTGCTGTAAGATTCAAATCCCTATCAGCAGAAAGCAGAAAAATGCAAGCAAGAAAGTTCACTACGGCAAAACCGCACCATGCTTCGACAAGACATATCGCTGCACGGCGTCCCGTTGGCAGGAGCAGATGCATTGATCACGGCGCCTAGAAGATCACTGCCTCGAAACAGAAGATCTCAACATCGGCTTTACGCCAGCAATCCGCCCCCATTCCGGCCTTGCGGCACGTCTGGGAGAGGAAGGTTTCCCGATTCCAGCCATATTCGACCGCCACCTGCGGAAGCAGCAAACCGGAATGCAGACCGCTGCGCACCAGCAGACCGTGCCGCCCAGGGACGATCTCATCCGGAATGCAAGGTCGCAGGGGGCTGAGAATGGATATGCCCACCTCGATTTCGGCCACCTCCTCCCGGGTCAAAGGAGGGAAGCGTGGATCCTGAAAGGCCGCGGACTGGGCCATTTGAGTAATGGCTTCGGTGATGGGCCGGTCACCAACAATATGCCCGATGCATCCCCGCAATTGACCTTGCTTTTTCAACGTCACGAACACGCCATACGGCTGTTTCAACCTCTCGGAGACGTTTTTCGGCAGGATCACGTTCGCATCAAAGCATTGAAGAATGCTCAGCCGAGCCAGTTCCTGCAAATAGTCCTTCTCCACGGTGGTGAGTTCGAAATGAAAACTCATCGTCTCCTCCTTGAGTCGGATCAGCTAACCCGGCATCATGAAACGGCGTACTCATCGGTGGACGGATGAATTTCCAGAATGCATGCCAGAATCACATGAAACATAAAATATAAGTTCCGTGGGAATACGGGCAAGCAAAAGAGGGAATTTTGATCCGGAAAGGTGAACCATGTCTCAATCGTGCAATGAGATGCGCCGCTTCACTGGAGTCAGGTTATGTCTCCATTTACAGGCAATCGTCACCGAACTTTGAAACGGCTGAGCACTCTTCCCGTTCTCAAAACCCCTCTTCCAATGGGGGATGCACCAGGCAAGGCGGCAGGGAATCCAGGGCCGCCGGAGGATGGCCGTTCGGCCGGACCACGACCTGCCGACCCTGGACTTCCAGCCGACCCTGGGCCAGCCACTGGACGGCCTGGGGATAGATGCGGTGCTCCAGGCGCAGGATGCGCTGGCCCAGAGTTTCCCCGGTGTCCTCCGCCAGGGCCGGAACAGCGGCCTGGATGATGACCGGACCGTGATCCACTTTTTCATCCACGAAATGGACCGTGCATCCGGCCAGGCGAACCCCGTAGGCAGCTCCCTGTTCCTGGGCGTGCAGGCCGGGAAACGAAGGCAGCAGGGCGGGATGAATGTTCAGTACGCGCCAGGGAAAGGCGGCCAGCAGATCCGGCCCCACAAGGCGCATGAATCCGGCCAGAGCCACGGCCCGGACTCCGGCGTCCTGAAGCGCCCGGGTCAGGGCCAAGTCGTATTCCCGGCGGTCCGGATAGTCCTGGTGGGGCAGGACCCGGGTCGGGATGCCGTGACGTTTGGCCCGGTCCAGTCCTTTGGCCGTGGGATTGTTGGAGATGACCGTCCGGATGGTCGCATCCAGCACGCCGGCTTCCATGCGGTCGATCAGGGACTGCAGGTTGGATCCGCCCCCGGATATCAGTACGCCCAGGGGCAGCGTCATGACGCCACGGCCTCTCGGCCCTGGTCCTTTTGCGCATGGGCATGGTTGAGAATCGCCGCGACCATGGCTGGAATGGTGTAATCCTCGGGCTGGATGTCTCCCTGAAAGCCGTGGCTTTGCAGGGTCCGTTCCGTGACCGGGCCGATGCAGACCAGTTGCACCGCGGAACGGTGTTTTTGGAGCAGTTGGGCGTCGATGGCCGCGAAGAAGTTGGTCACCGTGGAAGAACTGGTAAAGGTGATGTAGTGGATTTCCCCGCTTTCCAGCGCGGCCGCGATGTCCTCGGCGCCCTTGGTCACGGGCAGGGTCCGGTACACGGGCAGCACGTCCACCTGGGCCCCGGCGCGCTGCAGTTCCTCGGGCAGGACCTCCCGGGCTTCCTGGGCTCGGGGGATGAGCACCCGTTTCCCGGCAATATCCCTGGCCAGAAGCCCCTGGACAATGTCCTCGGCAATGTACTTTTCCGGAACAAAATCGGCCTTGATTCCGCGACTGGCAAGCCCCTGGGCCGTGGCCGGACCGATGGCCGCCACCCTGACCCCGGCAAAGGCCCGGGCGTCCAACCCATGGTCTTCCAGCACATCCCAGAAGGTCCGCACCCCGTTGACCGAGGTGAAGACCACCCAGTCGTACTGGTTCAGCCGGGATGCCGCATCCTTGATCGGCGCGGCGTCCTCCATGGGTTCCACCGCAATGGTCGGAAATTCATGGCAGCACGCGCCCTGACTTTCCAGATTGGCCACCACTTCGCTGGCCTGCTCCCGGGAGCGGGTGACCACCACACCGCGGCCCAGCAACGGCCGGACCTCGAACCAGTTCAGCTTGTCGTGCAGGGAAACCACCTCGCCCACCACGAGCAGCGACGGCGGCTTGAACCCGCGTTCCTTGGCCTCCCGGGCGATGTTCTCCAGGGTGGAAATCAGGGACTGCTGGCGGCAGGTGGTGCCCCAGCGGACCAGGGCGGCCGGTGTCGTGCCGGGCCGTCCGGCCTTGATCAGGTTGGCCGCGATATCCGGGAGATTCTTCACGCCCATGAAAAAGACCAGGGTGCTCGTGCCCCGGGCCAGGGCTTCCCAGTCGTGGGCGCTCTCGGCCTTGGTGGGGTCTTCGTGGCCGGTGATGAAGGAGACTGAAGAGGCAAATCGGCGATGGGTCAGAGGGATGCCGGCATAGGCCGGAGCGGCCACGGCCGAAGTCACGCCGGGCACGACCTCGAAATCAATCCCGTGCTCCAGCAGTTCCTCGGCCTCTTCCGCACCCCGGCCGAAAACATACGGATCGCCGCCCTTGAGCCGAGCCACCACCTTGCCGGCCTTGGCCCGCTCCACCAGCAGATCGTTGATCTGATCCTGAGGCAGGGTATGATCCCCGCCCTTCTTGCCCACGTAGAGGATCTCCGCGTCCGGACGGCACCAGTCCAAAAATCGCGGATTGGCCAGATAATCGTAGACCACCGTGTCCGCGGTTTCCAGCAGGCGCTTGGCCTTGAGAGTGATCAGTTCCGGATCGCCGGGACCGGCGCCGAGCAGATAGACTTTAGGCATTTGTTCTCCTGATTTATTATTTAATCGCACTCCATCACCCGCACCGTGAACTCCGCGGCGCCATCGGCGGCGAACCTACTCCATCAAGCTCTGCAGCCGCGTGCGCAGTCCGAGCAACTTGGATTGCTTTTCCGATAAATCCCTGGCCTTGGCGCGTTCCTTTTCCACCACCTCGGCCGGGGCCTTGGCCATGAAATCCTCGTTGGCCACCTTGCGGCTGACGATGTCCAGATCCTTGGCGGTCTTGGCCAGCTCTTTTTCCAGCCGGGCCAGCTCGGTCTGAAAATCCACGGCCCCGGCCAAGGGCACGAAAACTTCCAG harbors:
- the cobA gene encoding uroporphyrinogen-III C-methyltransferase, producing the protein MPKVYLLGAGPGDPELITLKAKRLLETADTVVYDYLANPRFLDWCRPDAEILYVGKKGGDHTLPQDQINDLLVERAKAGKVVARLKGGDPYVFGRGAEEAEELLEHGIDFEVVPGVTSAVAAPAYAGIPLTHRRFASSVSFITGHEDPTKAESAHDWEALARGTSTLVFFMGVKNLPDIAANLIKAGRPGTTPAALVRWGTTCRQQSLISTLENIAREAKERGFKPPSLLVVGEVVSLHDKLNWFEVRPLLGRGVVVTRSREQASEVVANLESQGACCHEFPTIAVEPMEDAAPIKDAASRLNQYDWVVFTSVNGVRTFWDVLEDHGLDARAFAGVRVAAIGPATAQGLASRGIKADFVPEKYIAEDIVQGLLARDIAGKRVLIPRAQEAREVLPEELQRAGAQVDVLPVYRTLPVTKGAEDIAAALESGEIHYITFTSSSTVTNFFAAIDAQLLQKHRSAVQLVCIGPVTERTLQSHGFQGDIQPEDYTIPAMVAAILNHAHAQKDQGREAVAS
- a CDS encoding EAL domain-containing protein, translating into MQVDKAAAPLILVVDDESVNRLILESNLKKHELRTISASSGQECLELAQREKPDLILLDIIMPEMDGFETCQALKNKEESRNIPVIFLSALTDSEIKTKGFEAGGVDYVSKPFDARELLARVHTHLTLRNQEKQLRLYSENLEDMVNERTNKLKLAEQELQRNYDMQTALNQLLQLSLQELPLENLLQQCLESILGTSWLALQNRGCIFLQEEDGTRYRMAAQINLPQAVLDRFSSFTPGEYACGKAIEEQEIIVVPDDAPAHKVPPNLIPDPHSHICVPIRSKDATVALMNLYTDKDRSLSQQDLIFMRAVGRTLAQVILYKWTEQRMFHHVYHEPLTNLPNRTALLDRLSKEIQKLRSVPDYKFSLILANLDRFNRYNESLGYDLGDKLILSSAQRMLVGRKAEEEVLHLGGDGFAVLMKDLGEPVAPLFLAENILDALKQPHKLDGHEIQTSASAGVVISNTGYERAEDVLRDADIALHQAKHKGRGRFEVFNCLMHQKARQTMQMFMDLRLALQRNEFVLFYQPIICLASGRAAGVEALIRWFHPAQGMVSPGEFIPLAEETGLILPIGRWVLERACLDMLRFAEDMGFSEPMMVSVNLSAKQFAQADLYEQVEAIIECTGFPPQCLKLEITESVIMENAEAAVRILDRLKKLGIKISIDDFGTGYSSLSYLNRFSADILKIDRSFVSRMHLGGENLEIVRTIVTLAQAMKMLVIAEGVETKEELEALTALKCEYAQGFYFAKPMPLDQLQGFNMFGEMEERRGLSGDRRGRLPDRRKSNGRRSSDYCTEDLRSET
- a CDS encoding DUF933 domain-containing protein encodes the protein MKTALIGFAGAGKSELFAALAGTTASQAGRAMVKVPEPRLVPLAELYKPPKITFTEIELLDLPGAAGAKGGGLGDRVLNEVRPYDCLLALLDGFSGGAVAAEQLEAMETDFIIADMAVVEKRLERIAQDKKKAKHLHDPEEETALLQAKEHLDRQLPLRENEALLALPKLRGFRFLSAKPVLWAWNVSEDKLAEFSLPETAKSQDKGVVHIAVSARLERELSELQDQEERQAFMSDLGMERSALDLVVGGVYKLLGLITFLTAGEKEVRAWPLRAGQPAQEAAGVIHSDIQRGFIRAEVLGWEDFLACKNFKTAKERGLLRLEGKEYIVKDGDIVEFRFNV
- a CDS encoding YbhB/YbcL family Raf kinase inhibitor-like protein, whose amino-acid sequence is MLQLKSPSFTDMSEIPVKHTCDGEDLSPELSWSGAPEGVKSFVLIVDDPDAPDPLNPRMTWVHWVLYNLPAPTRSLPEGMRETDLPQGTLSGLNDWKRTGYGGPCPPVGSHRYFHKLYALDIVLPDLNQPQKADLEEAMKGHVLGSAELVGVYERR
- a CDS encoding diacylglycerol kinase — its product is MEKRGLRGIPRLVRAAVCSVQGLRFAWKNQEAFRLEVLAALILIPLAFWWSEHAVERILLIGSVVLVMVVELLNSAVETVVDRIGLEHHALSGMAKDISSAAVLLTLLLVPFVWGMILLG
- the purN gene encoding phosphoribosylglycinamide formyltransferase, which produces MTLPLGVLISGGGSNLQSLIDRMEAGVLDATIRTVISNNPTAKGLDRAKRHGIPTRVLPHQDYPDRREYDLALTRALQDAGVRAVALAGFMRLVGPDLLAAFPWRVLNIHPALLPSFPGLHAQEQGAAYGVRLAGCTVHFVDEKVDHGPVIIQAAVPALAEDTGETLGQRILRLEHRIYPQAVQWLAQGRLEVQGRQVVVRPNGHPPAALDSLPPCLVHPPLEEGF
- a CDS encoding C40 family peptidase, which produces MPASKAAILGLFMVSLLILAGCAAKHAPPRPAIPGSIAESIIQAAQSQSGRAYVWGGSTPEAGFDCSGLVTWVYGQNGFLLPRTTREQLEQGSAIPLNQLQAADLVFFRIGRRNSYHVGIATGRGTFIHSPKPGSWVREESLFVTYWQQRLIGARRIIPVIQASGQ
- a CDS encoding RNA methyltransferase produces the protein MTSAEDPAVALLERLAVVLFRPKHPENVGAVGRACLNMGCKRIILVDPRNYDHERALPLATVHAEHLLEQAVTVPDLPRALGPFTQVYGTTARLGGRRKTLLTPAQAAGQIVEQLLEGHDVALVFGPEDRGLTNAEIEACGHLISIPTARSSVSLNLAQAVLVVLYECLQAARGHRKDTPVKPRSDHVTHAEQEALFAMLQRLLTAIDFIPQDNPDYWMLRLRRFWHRMGLHRDEYNVLMGICRQMSWALRKKEDGDC
- a CDS encoding type II toxin-antitoxin system Phd/YefM family antitoxin, whose translation is MLQTTYSNARANFSALCDTVVDDREVVIISRRNEKNVAMIAADELSSLMETAHLLRSPKNAKRLFTALNRALEGEGEAGTLQKLKAEVGIAE
- a CDS encoding Txe/YoeB family addiction module toxin: MRSRPRIAVFQPEFREDLRHWVKTERKTALRVLDLVEAILRDPFQGIGKPEPLKHFAPSLWSRRITQEHRLVYLVRDERIDFLQARYHY
- the amrA gene encoding AmmeMemoRadiSam system protein A — its product is MSFHFELTTVEKDYLQELARLSILQCFDANVILPKNVSERLKQPYGVFVTLKKQGQLRGCIGHIVGDRPITEAITQMAQSAAFQDPRFPPLTREEVAEIEVGISILSPLRPCIPDEIVPGRHGLLVRSGLHSGLLLPQVAVEYGWNRETFLSQTCRKAGMGADCWRKADVEIFCFEAVIF